The proteins below are encoded in one region of Parvicella tangerina:
- the dnaX gene encoding DNA polymerase III subunit gamma/tau produces the protein MAEEQFIVSARKYRPTTWDSVVGQENITTTIRHAIETGHLAQAFLFCGPRGVGKTTTARIFAKEINQQASGNEDEDFSFNIFELDAASNNSVEDIRAIIDQVRIPPQSGKYKVYIIDEVHMLSSAAFNAFLKTLEEPPPYAIFILATTEKHKVLPTILSRCQIYDFNRITINDIAKHLTWICEQEGIKAEPDALHVIAEKADGALRDALSIFDQIVSYCDNDITYDAVIKNLNILDYDYYFRLTDALHEGKIHEALIIFDEILEHGFDGHNFLVGMGSHFRNLLVCKDPVTMKLLEVGDNIKARYNEQSAKIGAKFLVDALTITGDCDVHYKTSKNQRLHVELALMKISSLTQLEGEKKK, from the coding sequence GTGTAGTTGGGCAGGAAAATATTACGACTACCATTCGTCACGCCATAGAAACAGGTCATTTAGCACAAGCGTTTTTGTTCTGTGGACCACGGGGAGTGGGGAAGACCACTACCGCCAGGATCTTTGCCAAAGAGATTAATCAACAAGCTTCAGGAAATGAAGATGAAGATTTTTCGTTCAACATCTTTGAGTTGGATGCAGCCTCTAATAACTCGGTAGAAGATATCAGAGCTATCATTGATCAGGTGAGGATTCCTCCTCAGTCTGGTAAATACAAAGTGTATATCATTGACGAGGTGCACATGCTGAGTTCTGCTGCTTTTAATGCTTTTTTAAAAACATTGGAAGAGCCGCCTCCTTATGCGATTTTTATTCTTGCAACTACTGAGAAGCACAAAGTTTTGCCAACGATCTTGTCGAGATGTCAGATTTATGACTTCAATCGAATCACGATCAATGATATTGCCAAGCATTTGACATGGATCTGTGAACAGGAGGGAATCAAAGCAGAGCCAGATGCTTTACATGTGATCGCTGAAAAGGCTGATGGAGCTTTAAGAGATGCACTTTCTATATTTGATCAGATCGTAAGTTACTGTGACAACGATATCACCTATGATGCGGTAATCAAAAACTTGAATATTCTTGATTATGATTATTACTTCAGGTTAACTGATGCATTGCATGAGGGTAAGATCCATGAGGCTTTGATCATTTTTGATGAAATCTTAGAGCACGGTTTTGATGGTCATAACTTCTTGGTGGGTATGGGGTCTCACTTCAGAAACTTGTTAGTTTGTAAAGACCCTGTAACGATGAAACTGTTGGAGGTAGGTGACAACATCAAAGCCCGATACAATGAACAGTCTGCTAAAATTGGGGCTAAATTTCTAGTGGATGCATTGACCATAACTGGAGATTGTGATGTTCACTACAAAACCTCCAAAAACCAACGACTCCACGTTGAGTTGGCCTTAATGAAGATCAGCTCTCTAACACAGTTAGAGGGCGAAAAAAAAAAGTAG
- a CDS encoding CHAT domain-containing protein, producing the protein MKIQLLLTIAAIIFSTALISQDYEKANQLFEQGYYQEAAKEYKKVIPWLEEQYGKKDTTSLPLYNYLLGASYYLSGDPTNAEKTLQGVVSFCQQHCDYVNTYEISAHTYLSYLYTDLGDQQKAIEECNVIVQLHLKKNYKKKGLIHLAYAYNDLGIAYYSAAMDKEAIEAYHNAIHNFTKSGNQNRYDLGIMYINLAYSQLYAGLHDEAATNYKKGFKEIYELYPSDYFDKTTTFRTEGVNLINAGDNQLAQKALHIDIDVKQEILGESDTSLIESYIYLGQAYHYDNQPEKAASAFDKIPSILDQAFANSEADRSFWYNYLGGMYDLIGNKEKALEYYELSIPYYQSIYKTSPYGLVITAQNITKIANELGDFSKAIAYAKIKYDFYDENFTKNDASIYQAYMNAVYDLATLYAQALQMKDAEEILLAAYSKDKNIPNTPDLHVNLQDKLFEVYSATGQQQKAHDLIDDELEFIAKHYGKSDLYYITMVGKGLLYAQKGENLKAIELFDKIYPHFKGRNDYNEANVLNNLGMCYNDLGNYVKAERNYFEALSIHQSIDTNTIHYVAALGNLGRLYFDQADYEKSEQFYNRSQAIAEQVVGKASMEYVSNINSLANVMLYSQQFEKAIEYYEESLKYMEQAYSKDHPTVLDLLGNIGHSLCALQMFDEGVEILENVHLKSAQVLGPSSYKTLLFKANLAMAYHSIDEDKEAKEQMLELLQHIDQNVNYNLKYMNESASLALLNKMGLYYSGIHAFLYDNPKDQEVVNACFNSTLKNKGKLLESNTALKNQITKSKNTKLIETYDEWIEKVKVLTNLQSGNANIDLKALDDAKNEVEKLEEELMKMSSDFAKKLSKDFDWKEIQKKLSKDEVIVEFLRIDYQQKFIKDTARYGAFILNSESAPLFIPICNEHALSSLLGEVAANNKSYVQKVYGKNGELSKLHELVLEPLQNELKGKKKVYISPDGLLHKVAFSAISDGNSYFGDQHEVIMINSGSVLLEEANNTLDHFNPLLIGGVEYNKSGSTEEVWKYLSGTQTEVSGIEKLMTEQSITPVLLTGSAATEDNFTKNVDDVNMIHIATHGFFYPEPSLAQQIVLQETEEVEDIDFRGGTRGAGYNYYVTNTDPMMRSGIALAGANQVWNNPDIPLDQDGVLTALDFSLMNLQNVDLVVLSACETGLGDVKGSEGVYGLQRSLHLAGADHIIMSLWQVPDTETKEFMLYFYNELVKNKNIEEAFINTQRFMSQQYDPYYWGAFILL; encoded by the coding sequence ATGAAAATACAGTTACTCCTAACCATCGCTGCTATAATTTTTAGCACAGCTCTAATTTCACAAGACTACGAAAAGGCCAATCAGCTTTTCGAACAAGGTTATTATCAAGAAGCTGCCAAGGAGTACAAAAAAGTAATCCCCTGGCTGGAGGAACAATATGGCAAAAAAGACACTACTTCCCTCCCACTTTACAACTATCTGTTAGGGGCAAGTTACTACCTATCTGGTGATCCAACCAATGCAGAGAAAACATTACAAGGAGTTGTTTCTTTTTGTCAGCAACACTGCGACTATGTAAATACCTACGAAATCTCAGCGCATACTTATCTTTCCTACTTATACACAGACCTTGGTGATCAACAGAAAGCGATAGAGGAATGTAACGTGATTGTTCAGCTTCACCTTAAGAAGAATTACAAAAAGAAAGGCTTGATCCATCTTGCCTACGCATACAATGACCTTGGAATAGCCTATTATTCTGCTGCAATGGATAAAGAAGCTATTGAAGCATACCATAACGCCATCCATAATTTCACTAAATCTGGAAATCAAAACCGGTATGACTTAGGTATTATGTATATCAACCTTGCTTACTCACAACTCTATGCTGGTTTACACGATGAGGCAGCAACTAATTATAAAAAAGGATTCAAGGAAATCTATGAATTATATCCTTCTGATTATTTTGACAAAACCACCACCTTTAGAACCGAAGGAGTAAACCTGATCAACGCGGGAGATAATCAATTAGCACAGAAGGCACTTCACATCGATATTGACGTTAAACAGGAGATTCTTGGAGAATCAGACACCAGTCTTATTGAGTCCTATATCTACCTTGGTCAGGCGTATCATTACGACAATCAACCCGAAAAAGCAGCATCTGCATTTGATAAGATCCCTTCCATTCTGGACCAAGCATTCGCAAATAGTGAGGCTGACAGATCGTTCTGGTATAATTATTTGGGAGGAATGTATGATCTAATCGGAAACAAAGAAAAAGCACTTGAGTATTATGAACTTTCCATCCCTTATTACCAGTCCATTTATAAAACTTCTCCTTATGGATTGGTGATTACAGCGCAGAACATTACAAAAATAGCCAATGAATTGGGAGACTTCAGTAAAGCCATTGCGTACGCAAAGATCAAGTATGACTTTTACGATGAAAACTTTACGAAGAACGATGCCTCCATTTATCAAGCATACATGAATGCAGTATATGATCTGGCTACTCTCTATGCACAAGCGCTGCAAATGAAAGATGCAGAGGAGATTCTTCTTGCTGCTTACAGTAAAGACAAGAACATTCCAAACACTCCAGATCTACACGTTAACTTGCAAGATAAGTTGTTTGAAGTCTATTCAGCTACTGGACAACAGCAAAAAGCCCATGACCTCATTGACGATGAACTGGAGTTTATTGCTAAGCACTATGGTAAGTCGGATTTATATTATATCACCATGGTTGGTAAAGGATTACTCTATGCGCAGAAAGGGGAAAACCTAAAAGCGATAGAGCTATTTGATAAGATCTACCCTCATTTTAAGGGAAGGAATGATTATAACGAGGCAAATGTGCTGAACAACCTTGGGATGTGCTACAACGACCTCGGAAACTATGTCAAAGCAGAAAGAAATTACTTTGAAGCGCTTAGCATTCACCAGTCTATCGACACCAACACCATTCATTACGTTGCCGCACTAGGTAATCTAGGTCGACTATATTTTGATCAAGCCGATTATGAGAAGTCTGAGCAGTTCTACAACCGATCTCAGGCGATTGCAGAGCAAGTGGTTGGCAAAGCATCGATGGAATATGTATCCAACATCAATAGCTTGGCAAATGTCATGCTCTATTCTCAACAATTTGAAAAAGCAATCGAATATTATGAAGAGTCACTGAAATACATGGAACAAGCTTACAGCAAGGATCATCCCACTGTGCTGGATCTTCTTGGTAATATTGGACACTCACTTTGTGCGCTGCAAATGTTCGATGAAGGAGTAGAAATTTTAGAGAATGTACATCTAAAATCTGCTCAAGTGCTAGGTCCATCAAGCTATAAAACCCTTCTTTTCAAAGCCAACCTTGCTATGGCTTATCATTCTATAGACGAAGACAAAGAAGCTAAGGAGCAGATGCTTGAGCTCCTTCAACATATCGATCAGAACGTAAACTACAACCTCAAGTACATGAACGAATCTGCTAGCTTGGCACTACTCAACAAAATGGGATTGTACTATTCAGGAATTCATGCTTTTCTCTACGACAACCCAAAAGATCAAGAAGTTGTCAATGCCTGTTTTAATTCTACGTTAAAGAACAAAGGAAAACTTTTAGAGTCTAACACCGCTTTAAAAAACCAGATCACAAAATCCAAAAACACTAAGTTAATTGAGACCTATGACGAGTGGATAGAAAAGGTTAAGGTGTTAACCAACCTCCAAAGCGGCAACGCAAACATTGACCTAAAAGCACTTGATGATGCTAAAAATGAAGTAGAAAAACTCGAGGAGGAATTGATGAAAATGTCTTCAGATTTTGCTAAAAAACTGTCTAAAGATTTTGACTGGAAAGAGATCCAAAAAAAACTATCTAAAGATGAAGTCATTGTTGAATTCCTAAGAATAGATTATCAACAAAAATTCATTAAAGACACTGCACGGTATGGGGCTTTTATCCTGAACAGTGAATCTGCACCACTATTTATTCCCATTTGCAACGAACACGCTTTAAGTAGTTTACTTGGTGAGGTAGCTGCTAACAACAAAAGCTACGTTCAAAAAGTCTACGGTAAAAATGGGGAGCTTTCTAAATTACATGAATTAGTTTTGGAGCCCTTACAAAATGAGCTTAAGGGCAAGAAGAAAGTATACATATCTCCTGACGGGTTATTGCACAAAGTTGCTTTTTCTGCAATTTCTGATGGCAATTCTTATTTTGGAGATCAGCATGAGGTGATCATGATCAACTCGGGATCAGTTTTGCTAGAAGAAGCAAACAATACTTTAGATCATTTTAATCCATTATTGATTGGGGGGGTTGAATACAATAAGAGCGGCAGTACAGAAGAAGTATGGAAATACCTTTCTGGAACGCAGACCGAAGTGAGCGGAATCGAGAAGCTCATGACAGAACAAAGTATTACTCCAGTTCTTTTGACGGGAAGCGCAGCTACTGAAGACAACTTCACTAAGAATGTTGATGATGTCAATATGATCCACATTGCTACGCATGGTTTCTTTTATCCTGAACCTTCATTAGCCCAACAAATTGTACTCCAAGAAACAGAAGAGGTTGAAGATATTGATTTCAGAGGTGGAACCAGAGGAGCCGGTTACAACTATTACGTAACCAATACCGACCCTATGATGCGTTCAGGAATTGCTCTTGCAGGAGCCAATCAAGTCTGGAATAATCCAGATATCCCACTAGATCAAGATGGCGTATTAACGGCATTAGACTTCTCATTAATGAACCTACAAAATGTAGATCTCGTAGTTCTTAGTGCATGCGAAACTGGTCTTGGAGATGTAAAAGGAAGCGAAGGGGTTTATGGTTTACAACGTTCATTACACCTTGCTGGTGCAGACCATATCATTATGAGTTTGTGGCAAGTTCCCGACACAGAAACCAAAGAGTTCATGCTATATTTCTACAACGAACTGGTAAAAAACAAGAATATAGAAGAAGCTTTTATCAATACGCAGCGCTTTATGAGTCAGCAGTACGACCCTTATTATTGGGGAGCATTCATTTTGCTTTAG
- a CDS encoding phosphoglucomutase/phosphomannomutase family protein, with protein sequence MSEVTKIKFGTDGWRAIIAKEFTVENVARVSFATGNWVKNNFDNPTIVVGHDCRFAGELFAETATKVFASQGIKVILAKGFVSTPMVSLGAVKNNASLGVVLTASHNPPSYNGYKLKGHFGGPLSPEHVQEVEDMIPNENTVDLSADIDDLVAAGLVEYQDLEKMYIDQVKESFDIEAIKNCGLNFAYDAMYGAGQNVLKKIFPDMTFLHCEHNPSFMGQAPEPIAKNLNEFSELIKAKGNIAAGLATDGDADRIGLFNSKGEFVDSHHILLLLTHYLHKVKGLNGKVVVAASTTPRVERLAKLWNLDFDMVKIGFKYIAGQMVTEDVLVGGEESGGIAIKGHIPERDGIWMGLVIFEFMAKSGKTLEELVNEVYELVGEFKYWRDDLHLKEELKQEVIANCKADKYSSFGPYKVQDVNTIDGFKYIFNDDEWLMIRPSGTEPVLRAYAESKTLEGAKAILKAAKEELGIA encoded by the coding sequence ATGAGTGAAGTAACGAAAATTAAATTTGGAACAGATGGTTGGAGAGCGATCATCGCTAAAGAATTTACAGTTGAAAACGTAGCCAGAGTTTCTTTCGCAACAGGAAACTGGGTAAAAAATAATTTTGACAACCCTACAATTGTCGTAGGACATGATTGTCGTTTTGCTGGGGAGCTTTTCGCAGAAACAGCAACTAAGGTATTCGCATCGCAAGGAATTAAAGTCATCTTGGCAAAAGGATTTGTGAGTACACCAATGGTGTCTCTTGGTGCGGTTAAGAACAACGCAAGTTTAGGAGTGGTCTTAACGGCTAGTCACAACCCTCCATCATACAACGGCTATAAATTGAAAGGACATTTTGGAGGACCTTTGTCTCCGGAACATGTTCAGGAAGTAGAAGATATGATTCCGAATGAGAATACAGTTGATCTTTCTGCTGACATAGATGATTTGGTTGCTGCTGGATTAGTGGAGTATCAGGATCTTGAAAAAATGTACATCGATCAGGTAAAGGAGAGTTTTGATATTGAAGCCATCAAGAACTGCGGACTGAACTTTGCCTATGACGCGATGTATGGCGCAGGACAAAATGTATTGAAGAAGATTTTTCCTGATATGACGTTTTTGCACTGTGAGCACAATCCTTCATTTATGGGACAGGCTCCAGAACCAATTGCTAAGAATTTGAACGAATTCTCAGAACTGATTAAAGCAAAAGGAAATATTGCGGCTGGATTAGCTACCGATGGCGATGCAGATAGAATTGGGTTGTTCAATTCAAAAGGAGAGTTTGTTGATTCTCACCACATCCTGTTGTTGTTGACGCATTACTTGCATAAGGTAAAGGGACTAAACGGAAAAGTTGTAGTAGCGGCAAGTACAACACCGAGAGTGGAGCGTTTGGCTAAGCTATGGAACCTGGATTTTGATATGGTGAAGATCGGATTCAAATATATTGCTGGACAAATGGTAACCGAAGATGTGTTAGTAGGAGGTGAAGAAAGCGGAGGTATTGCGATCAAAGGTCATATTCCTGAAAGAGATGGTATTTGGATGGGCTTGGTGATCTTTGAGTTTATGGCAAAATCGGGTAAAACACTTGAAGAGCTTGTAAATGAAGTTTATGAGCTAGTAGGCGAGTTCAAATACTGGAGAGATGATCTTCATTTGAAAGAAGAGTTGAAACAAGAAGTGATCGCTAACTGTAAGGCGGATAAGTATTCAAGCTTTGGACCTTATAAAGTTCAGGATGTAAATACAATAGATGGGTTCAAGTACATCTTCAACGATGATGAATGGTTGATGATCCGTCCCTCTGGAACCGAGCCTGTTTTGAGAGCTTATGCAGAATCTAAAACATTAGAAGGAGCAAAAGCAATCTTAAAAGCAGCTAAAGAAGAGTTGGGAATAGCTTAA
- the smpB gene encoding SsrA-binding protein SmpB, whose amino-acid sequence MSNKINIKNKRAKFDYEFLESYTAGIQLNGTEIKSIRDSKASIAEAFCVVIKSEVYIRNMYIAPYKNAGFTPHEERRDRKLLLNRTEINKIEKKLKNQGLTLIPYTLFISDKGYAKVTIKLAKGKKTHDKREDLKAKDAKREMDRRMKY is encoded by the coding sequence ATGTCTAATAAGATCAACATAAAGAACAAAAGAGCGAAATTCGATTACGAGTTTTTAGAGAGCTATACTGCAGGCATACAGCTGAACGGAACAGAAATTAAATCTATTCGGGACAGTAAAGCTAGTATTGCGGAAGCATTTTGCGTGGTCATCAAAAGTGAGGTCTATATCAGAAACATGTATATCGCACCTTACAAAAATGCGGGATTCACGCCTCACGAAGAGAGAAGAGACAGAAAGTTATTGTTGAATCGAACGGAGATTAACAAGATTGAAAAGAAGTTAAAAAATCAGGGGTTAACGCTCATCCCCTATACCCTATTTATCTCAGACAAAGGCTACGCTAAAGTCACTATCAAATTGGCAAAAGGTAAAAAGACGCACGACAAACGTGAAGACCTCAAAGCTAAAGACGCGAAGCGAGAGATGGATCGAAGGATGAAGTATTAG
- a CDS encoding 2-phosphosulfolactate phosphatase — protein MSEDSRPRVEVCFTPRSYELYNEDVDIVVCIDVLRATSAICTAFEYGVKKMIPVATLEEAIEYRQKGFIVAAERKGQIVEGFELGNSPRRYLDGEFDGKTIVITTTNGTKAIHTARKAQTVVIGSLLNLDALSEWLIKQERNVMLLGSGWKETFCLEDTICAGAFVDQLQQSGGFRSEFDSTIAAKYLYLSAKDNYFGYLKASSHRRRLKALNLNEDIKFCLTPNQTSVIPILRNGVLEKL, from the coding sequence ATGTCAGAAGATTCAAGACCTAGGGTAGAGGTGTGTTTTACTCCAAGAAGTTATGAGCTGTATAACGAGGATGTTGATATTGTAGTTTGCATCGATGTTTTAAGAGCTACTTCTGCCATTTGCACGGCTTTTGAATATGGCGTGAAAAAGATGATTCCAGTAGCTACGCTTGAAGAAGCGATCGAGTACCGTCAGAAAGGATTTATTGTAGCGGCAGAAAGAAAGGGTCAGATCGTTGAAGGTTTTGAACTGGGGAATTCACCCAGAAGGTATTTGGATGGAGAGTTTGATGGAAAGACGATTGTGATTACTACGACCAATGGAACTAAAGCTATTCATACGGCAAGAAAGGCGCAAACAGTAGTGATTGGCTCGTTGTTAAATCTGGATGCGTTGAGCGAGTGGTTGATCAAGCAGGAAAGAAATGTGATGTTATTGGGTTCTGGCTGGAAAGAAACATTCTGTCTGGAAGATACCATTTGTGCGGGGGCTTTTGTAGATCAGCTTCAACAAAGTGGAGGTTTTAGGTCGGAATTTGACAGCACAATAGCTGCAAAGTACCTCTATCTAAGTGCCAAGGATAATTACTTTGGATATTTAAAGGCTTCTTCACATCGTAGAAGATTAAAGGCGCTAAACCTGAACGAAGATATTAAGTTCTGTTTAACGCCTAATCAAACGAGTGTGATTCCTATTCTTAGAAATGGGGTGCTGGAAAAACTGTAG
- a CDS encoding Dps family protein has translation MKNIVKNKEPFKQLGFGKLETAEIVKKLNKTLATYQVFYHKLQKFHWNVVGSDFFDIHDLTEDLYRNAIEEIDDIAERIRVFGQSPTSSMYSYLNDSLIEEAEEEKSGEYMVYEIINDLQVLAETFLDAHEYCTKNGDIGTAHMISQMIKNLETYHWQLTAWSNRKFA, from the coding sequence ATGAAAAACATAGTTAAAAATAAAGAACCTTTTAAGCAGTTAGGTTTCGGAAAATTAGAAACTGCTGAAATTGTAAAAAAGCTCAACAAGACATTAGCAACTTATCAGGTATTCTATCATAAACTCCAGAAATTTCACTGGAATGTGGTGGGGAGTGATTTCTTTGACATCCACGACTTAACAGAAGATCTGTACAGAAATGCCATTGAAGAAATCGATGACATTGCGGAGCGAATTCGTGTGTTTGGTCAGTCTCCCACTAGCAGTATGTACTCCTATTTAAATGATTCACTAATAGAGGAAGCTGAAGAAGAAAAAAGTGGAGAGTATATGGTTTATGAAATCATCAATGACCTTCAAGTACTTGCAGAAACGTTCTTAGATGCACATGAATATTGCACAAAAAATGGTGACATCGGTACAGCACACATGATCTCGCAAATGATCAAAAATTTAGAAACGTATCATTGGCAGCTTACCGCCTGGAGTAATAGAAAATTTGCCTAA
- a CDS encoding mechanosensitive ion channel family protein, whose translation MKIFDSALDKLNNWLDLLVANIPNIIAAIVVFILSFFISKWISKWSKKALNRFSQNEAVNKLLAKMIAVLIVVAGIFAALGILHLDKTVTSLLAGAGVAGLAVGLAFQDPILNIISGIIMSFRKPFNIGDTVESNNFNGIIKGISLRSMVIETFTGEDVVIPNKLVIQNPLVNYTLNPLRRIDLECGVAYDSDLEKVEEVALKAIKKIDGLYESKKPQVFWGEFANSSINFTLMFWIEEPVQPSYLLAKSQAIKYIKKAFDENHIEIPFPIRTVKLEQQ comes from the coding sequence ATGAAAATTTTTGATAGTGCTTTAGACAAGTTGAATAACTGGCTTGATCTTCTTGTAGCTAACATTCCAAACATCATAGCGGCAATAGTCGTGTTCATCCTTTCTTTTTTCATCTCTAAATGGATTAGTAAATGGAGTAAAAAGGCGCTGAACCGATTTAGTCAGAATGAAGCAGTTAACAAATTACTAGCTAAAATGATAGCAGTACTGATTGTCGTAGCTGGTATTTTTGCTGCTTTAGGTATTTTACATTTAGACAAAACAGTCACCTCTCTGCTTGCTGGTGCTGGTGTTGCTGGTTTGGCCGTTGGACTTGCATTTCAGGATCCCATACTGAATATTATTTCTGGGATCATTATGTCCTTCAGGAAACCGTTTAATATTGGAGATACGGTAGAGAGCAATAACTTTAATGGGATTATTAAAGGAATCAGCCTTCGCTCCATGGTCATTGAGACTTTTACAGGTGAAGATGTAGTCATTCCCAATAAACTGGTGATTCAGAACCCGTTGGTAAACTACACGCTCAACCCTCTTCGAAGAATTGATCTGGAATGTGGTGTAGCCTACGATTCAGATCTCGAAAAAGTGGAAGAAGTTGCGTTGAAAGCGATCAAGAAAATAGATGGTTTGTACGAATCAAAAAAGCCTCAAGTATTTTGGGGAGAGTTTGCAAACAGCTCGATCAATTTCACCTTAATGTTTTGGATAGAAGAACCTGTTCAGCCGAGTTATTTATTAGCCAAAAGTCAGGCGATCAAATACATTAAAAAAGCATTTGATGAAAATCATATAGAAATTCCGTTTCCAATACGGACGGTAAAACTCGAACAACAATAA
- the corA gene encoding magnesium/cobalt transporter CorA, translating into MSEKQKQSNSQLFHYNEEVCESNYYLSEDDIMSIPLDHDKFYWLNFHSFELKEQIQNSYKRFDIHRVTQNDIAQLKERPKIEEFEDYIFVTLKSIFRKKGKAQVEQMSFVLKDNALISYQERHGDLFNEIRGRLKNNTGIVRTKKVDYLLYLLIDAVLKSYQNELSDIQKRIDDTQVVIHRDFNESFFNQVEKYKDELKLLKKSLSPLRDQLVKLSNSRNRFIEESNIPYYNDLKDQILYIFDEIDEEKSDLESMTNQYFAVLSQRSNEVMQFLTIVAALFIPLTFIVGVYGMNFQNMPELQSEYGYYVVWAVMLLITIGLILYFRKKKWF; encoded by the coding sequence ATGAGCGAAAAACAGAAACAATCTAACTCACAGCTTTTTCACTACAATGAAGAGGTCTGTGAGTCTAACTATTACTTATCTGAGGATGATATTATGAGCATCCCGCTGGACCATGATAAATTTTATTGGCTTAACTTCCACTCTTTTGAACTCAAGGAACAAATACAAAATTCTTATAAGAGATTTGATATCCATAGAGTTACTCAAAACGATATCGCTCAACTGAAAGAACGCCCGAAAATTGAAGAATTTGAAGATTATATCTTCGTTACCTTAAAGAGCATCTTCCGAAAAAAAGGCAAGGCACAAGTTGAACAAATGAGTTTTGTACTAAAAGACAATGCTTTAATCAGTTATCAGGAACGTCATGGTGACTTGTTTAATGAAATAAGAGGAAGACTTAAGAACAACACGGGAATCGTGAGGACAAAAAAAGTAGACTATCTCCTTTATCTGCTCATAGATGCTGTGTTAAAAAGCTACCAAAATGAGCTTTCAGATATTCAAAAAAGAATAGATGATACTCAAGTGGTGATTCATCGTGATTTTAATGAATCCTTTTTTAATCAGGTTGAAAAATACAAAGATGAATTAAAATTGCTGAAGAAGTCGCTGAGTCCGTTAAGGGATCAATTAGTCAAACTATCCAACAGCAGAAATCGTTTCATTGAGGAATCAAATATACCCTACTACAACGATCTTAAAGATCAAATCCTGTACATTTTTGACGAGATTGATGAAGAAAAGTCCGATTTGGAATCCATGACTAATCAGTACTTTGCTGTTCTCTCTCAACGAAGCAATGAGGTGATGCAGTTTCTCACTATTGTAGCTGCTCTTTTCATTCCCCTTACTTTTATCGTAGGTGTCTATGGTATGAATTTTCAAAACATGCCAGAACTTCAGTCTGAATATGGTTATTATGTTGTTTGGGCGGTAATGCTCTTAATTACTATTGGCCTTATCCTATATTTCAGAAAGAAAAAGTGGTTTTAA
- a CDS encoding RNA polymerase sigma factor, translated as MKLISKNIKSLSDEELMRLFQKKNHQKAITELYARYADRLLGYFIKMLYGDESKAQDFLQDLFVKVIEKKHLFNPEKRFYTWVFTIASNMCKTSFRKGIMTEVNDSHSLLLKISTEDQPSLNRKAFRKLLRKEIHLLEHHHKVVFILRHLENFSLLEIAEITDTSIGTVKSRLFYATKIISKQLKQYSPDHWQDTFKIS; from the coding sequence TTGAAGCTGATAAGTAAAAATATCAAATCGTTGAGTGATGAGGAATTGATGCGGCTTTTTCAAAAGAAGAATCATCAAAAAGCGATTACCGAACTTTATGCGCGCTATGCTGATCGTTTACTAGGGTATTTTATCAAGATGCTTTATGGTGATGAAAGCAAGGCACAAGACTTTTTACAAGACCTTTTTGTCAAAGTGATTGAAAAGAAACATCTCTTTAATCCTGAAAAGCGTTTTTACACTTGGGTGTTCACCATTGCCTCAAATATGTGTAAAACATCATTCAGGAAGGGAATAATGACTGAAGTAAATGACAGTCATAGTTTATTATTGAAGATATCCACCGAAGACCAACCTTCATTAAACAGAAAGGCTTTTCGTAAACTATTAAGAAAGGAAATACACCTATTAGAACATCATCATAAAGTAGTATTTATTCTAAGACATCTCGAAAATTTCTCTCTATTGGAAATAGCGGAGATCACTGACACCTCTATCGGCACGGTAAAGTCGAGATTATTTTATGCTACCAAGATAATAAGCAAACAATTAAAACAATATTCCCCTGACCATTGGCAGGATACTTTTAAAATTAGCTGA